In the Carassius auratus strain Wakin chromosome 50, ASM336829v1, whole genome shotgun sequence genome, one interval contains:
- the tcp11l1 gene encoding T-complex protein 11-like protein 1, producing the protein MPKESDETSKEEQNKIDKDDTVETSEEMIRKSSRRNIPSPHRLTPQSSPPRFVSVEELMETAKGVTNLALAHEIVMNSDFQVKPYEPGEGSLEKTVKEIMHKAFWDCLESQLNDDPPSYSHAVTLVGEIKETLLSFLLPGQSRLRGQIEEALDISLIQQEAENRALDINKVAKFIIDMMGTFCAPCRDEDIKQLREITDIVPLFKSIFAVLDKMKIDMANFAVSSLRPHLLQQSVEYERKKFHEFLEKQPNALDFTQKWLQDTADYVTEGGATCTPNSAQLTIHNHAYLRLLKWDHDTESFPETLLMDQGRFQEMQQELEQLALVASVLLIVYNSAGEAISGLPGLMERLKKTIKILLAEMHTPSFNADETFAAVAEKLCVELRGCLAQHGFSPFSSDRENILKGQIVAAKSADNPIRKVIDSRIQMYLLGFLESSAHRCAPALPGGLTPISKELEEIAVKLGRLVTFNKLVYSPFYHKILQDILKQGESLDV; encoded by the exons ATGCCCAAGGAATCTGACGAAACCTCAAAGGAGGAGCAGAACAAGATTGACAAGGATGACACTGTGGAAACATCGGAAGAGATGATCCGGAAGAGCAGCAGAAGAAATATTCCCAGTCCTCACAGACTCACCCCTCAGT CCAGTCCACCCAGATTTGTGTCAGTGGAAGAGCTAATGGAAACTGCCAAAGGAGTCACTAATTTGGCCCTGGCCCATGAGATAGTGATGAACAGCGATTTTCAAGTCAAGCCTTATGAGCCAGGAGAGGGAAg TTTGGAGAAAACGGTCAAAGAAATAATGCACAAAGCATTTTGGGATTGCCTGGAGTCACAGCTGAATGATGACCCACCATCGTATAGCCATGCTGTCACACTGGTTGGTGAAATTAAAGAG ACCCTGCTGTCTTTTCTGTTGCCAGGTCAGAGCCGACTGAGAGGGCAAATTGAAGAGGCTCTGGATATCTCATTGATCCAGCAGGAGGCGGAGAACAGAGCTCTAGACATCAATAAAGTAGCCAAGTTCATAATTGACATGATGGGCACCTTTTGCGCACCCTGTCGTGATGAAGATATCAAACAGCTGCGTGAAATCACTGACATTGTGCCCCTTTTTAA GTCTATATTTGCAGTGCTGGACAAAATGAAAATCGATATGGCCAATTTCGCTGTGAGCAGCCTGCGACCTCACCTCTTACAGCAGTCAGTAGAATATGAGCGGAAGAAATTTCATGAGTTCCTAGAGAAACAACCCA ATGCTTTGGATTTCACACAGAAATGGCTCCAAGACACAGCAGATTATGTAACTGAGGGTGGAGCAACATGCACACCAAATTCTGCTCAACTAACTATACACAATCATGCCTATTTACGTTTGTTAAAGTGGGACCATGATACTGAGTCTTTTCCAGAG ACTCTTCTCATGGATCAGGGCAGATTTCAGGAGATGCAGCAGGAGCTGGAGCAGCTGGCACTGGTGGCATCCGTCCTGCTCATAGTCTATAACAGTGCTGGCGAGGCCATTTCTGGACTCCCAGGCCTCATGGAAAGACTGAAGAAAACCATTAAGATTCTGTTAGCAGAGATGCACACTCC GTCCTTTAATGCGGATGAAACCTTTGCTGCGGTTGCAGAGAAATTGTGTGTGGAGCTCAGAGGATGCTTGGCTCAGCATGGCTTTTCACCATTTTCCTCAGATAGAGAGAACATATTGAAAGGCCAAATTGTAGCTGCGAAGTCTGCGGACAACCCCATACGCAAAGTCATTG ACTCACGAATCCAGATGTACCTTCTTGGCTTCCTGGAGTCAAGCGCCCACCGGTGCGCCCCGGCTCTCCCTGGAGGTCTGACACCCATCAGCAAAGAGTTAGAGGAGATTGCTGTTAAGCTGGGACGTTTGGTGACCTTCAACAAGCTAGTCTACTCTCCGTTCTACCACAAGATCCTCCAAGATATTCTGAAACAAGGGGAAAGTTTAGATGTGTAA